A stretch of the Leptospira bandrabouensis genome encodes the following:
- a CDS encoding BatD family protein — protein MKNSGKPLLLFFLIYFIPFTKVISSDVEFNLYPNEFSLGEHAKLEVRARGDKPFRALQTNIKQNGVRIQFSGSGTETQIINFKVSKSQILNFYVSTEAEGSFKLPEISVEYDHKTYSSPPISFKVSKKSKQSQNQWFNPFPFEMEEDVTPESPEVSFHTNKSVFYKGEPIVGYFVLYYNGYRQPFLERDPNQSISYPYFLSETLKQVSVQIEPEVLRNNQLKKTLVYDKEIYGLTGIKAGRFQIGKTKFITGDSLRFNSLQETVNTNPATVTVLELPPGKPKEFTGAIGNFKLNLTEFPKTVHRGETLYYEVTVEGEGGYEGITPFSIPNSKVQVISQKRTKTFKKLDSGEYGFYSVVKFLFGHQTDLPGKLQLEPYRFSFFSLNEKQYKSLVLTFPEISVLPEKKKSLEAKKSDSKSESGPSIIVLVLIAVFGILSYVGYKRYSISRQSKMFSEMIQSFGKKRNVFLADYLEKKGIQNDDNQFLVNLLNDSDKLTPEKTFKNLSNQEKTKVLVLKKQLQNKE, from the coding sequence ATGAAAAATTCTGGTAAACCTTTACTCCTCTTTTTCCTAATTTATTTCATTCCATTTACAAAAGTAATATCCTCTGATGTAGAATTCAATTTATACCCGAACGAGTTTTCTCTCGGCGAACATGCAAAACTTGAAGTAAGAGCGCGCGGAGATAAACCCTTTCGAGCGTTACAAACCAATATCAAACAAAATGGAGTGCGTATCCAATTTTCTGGTAGTGGTACAGAAACTCAAATCATCAATTTCAAAGTTTCCAAATCACAAATTCTAAACTTCTATGTTTCCACAGAAGCAGAAGGTTCCTTTAAACTTCCAGAAATATCAGTCGAATATGATCACAAAACCTATTCATCCCCACCAATCTCATTTAAAGTCAGCAAAAAAAGCAAACAATCACAAAACCAATGGTTCAATCCCTTCCCTTTTGAAATGGAAGAAGACGTAACTCCGGAATCACCAGAGGTTTCTTTTCATACAAACAAATCCGTCTTTTATAAAGGAGAGCCAATCGTAGGTTATTTTGTTTTATATTATAATGGATACAGACAGCCATTTCTCGAAAGAGACCCGAACCAATCCATTTCATATCCCTATTTTTTATCAGAAACTTTAAAACAAGTTTCCGTACAAATTGAACCGGAAGTATTAAGAAACAATCAACTAAAAAAAACGCTGGTGTATGATAAAGAAATTTATGGACTAACAGGAATTAAAGCGGGAAGATTTCAGATAGGGAAAACTAAATTTATCACGGGAGATAGTTTGCGGTTTAACTCCTTACAAGAAACCGTAAACACAAACCCGGCTACTGTTACTGTTCTTGAACTTCCTCCAGGCAAACCGAAAGAATTCACAGGGGCCATTGGAAATTTCAAACTTAACCTAACAGAATTCCCAAAAACTGTCCACAGGGGGGAAACTCTTTATTATGAAGTTACCGTTGAAGGGGAAGGTGGGTATGAAGGAATCACTCCTTTTTCAATACCAAACTCCAAAGTGCAAGTGATTTCGCAGAAGAGAACAAAAACATTTAAAAAACTAGACTCGGGTGAATATGGATTTTACTCCGTAGTAAAATTCCTTTTCGGACACCAAACTGATTTGCCAGGCAAACTACAATTAGAGCCATATCGTTTCAGCTTTTTCTCATTAAACGAAAAACAATATAAATCGCTTGTTCTTACTTTTCCCGAAATTTCCGTACTCCCGGAGAAAAAAAAATCACTTGAAGCCAAAAAATCGGATTCCAAATCCGAAAGTGGCCCATCGATTATAGTATTAGTTTTGATTGCAGTTTTTGGTATTCTATCCTATGTAGGTTATAAACGTTATTCAATTAGCAGACAGTCCAAAATGTTTTCAGAGATGATTCAATCCTTTGGAAAAAAGAGAAATGTATTTCTCGCCGACTATTTAGAAAAAAAAGGGATACAAAATGACGATAACCAATTTTTGGTAAACCTTCTCAACGATTCAGATAAACTAACACCAGAAAAAACTTTTAAGAATTTATCCAATCAAGAAAAAACAAAAGTCTTAGTATTAAAAAAACAATTACAAAACAAGGAGTAA